A section of the Rhipicephalus sanguineus isolate Rsan-2018 chromosome 11, BIME_Rsan_1.4, whole genome shotgun sequence genome encodes:
- the LOC119375038 gene encoding retinol dehydrogenase 14, which produces MSDGDDDGDAALLRVLQVAWESTLFSVRVAIVVFTLTFIAWFYCRVTSKRCKCPTRLDGKTALVTGGSSGIGYETAKALASRGARVIFTCRNMQLGRKALDSMIEASGGGDIVLKHLDLSSLGSVRRLAYDILDSEPRLDLLVNNAGRAAPPQRTLTDDDLETTIQSNHLGHALLTGLLLDLLKRSAPSRIVVVSSMMHAWTQLDVDDPFLEHHYTDARAYGLSKLYNVYFTRELADKLRGEQVTVNALHPGLVKSRFLRDHPTTCFLKFLRYVVVPLFGKSPSEGAQTSIHLCLAPELTHTSGRYFMECRETRPAEHALDPVLQRQAWDITEQALNVRLCN; this is translated from the exons ATGTCGGACGGCGATGACGACGGCGACGCGGCGCTGCTGCGGGTTCTGCAGGTCGCCTGGGAGAGCACCCTGTTCTCGGTGCGTGTCGCCATCGTCGTTTTCACGCTCACGTTCATCGCATGGTTTTACTGCCGGGTGACCAGCAAGCGATGCAAGTGCCCCACGCGACTGGATGGCAAGACGGCGTTGGTTACCGGCGGAAGCTCGGGCATCGGCTACGAGACGGCCAAGGCGCTCGCGTCTCGAGGCGCCCGAGTCATCTTCACCTGTCGCAACATGCAG TTGGGCCGTAAGGCGCTCGACTCCATGATCGAGGCAAGCGGAGGCGGCGACATCGTGCTCAAGCACCTTGATCTCTCCTCGCTGGGCTCGGTGCGACGTCTGGCCTACGACATACTCGACAGCGAGCCGCGGCTCGACTTGCTCGTCAACAACGCCGGTCGCGCGGCGCCCCCTCAGCGCACACTGACCGACGACGACCTCGAGACGACCATACAGAGCAACCACTTGGGACACGCGCTGCTCACCGGTCTCCTGCTCGACCTGCTCAAGCGCTCGGCGCCGTCTCGCATCGTCGTCGTCTCGTCCATGATGCACGCGTGGACCCAGCTGGACGTGGACGACCCGTTCCTGGAGCACCACTACACGGACGCCCGCGCGTACGGCCTCTCGAAGCTGTACAACGTGTACTTCACCCGCGAGCTGGCCGACAAGCTGCGAGGCGAGCAGGTCACCGTCAACGCACTCCACCCGGGTCTCGTGAAGTCGCGCTTCTTACGCGATCATCCGACCACGTGCTTCTTGAAGTTCCTGCGATACGTGGTCGTGCCCTTGTTCGGAAAG TCGCCCTCGGAGGGTGCGCAGACCAGCATCCACCTGTGTCTGGCGCCCGAGCTGACGCACACGTCGGGCCGCTACTTCATGGAGTGCCGTGAGACGAGGCCAGCTGAGCATGCGCTGGACCCGGTGCTCCAGCGACAGGCCTGGGATATCACCGAGCAGGCACTCAACGTGCGCCTCTGCAACTGA